A genomic stretch from Hymenobacter psoromatis includes:
- a CDS encoding aminodeoxychorismate lyase, with the protein MKRRNRYGTISVILGLLLVCFSYYFYQVFFNPNIDTKDRPTYVYIRRGDNWQKALAHVEKSGAVIDHLSLYFVGKMMGYNKPGAVKPGRYELVNNSTNRQVINLLKSGRQKPLKLTFTNVRLRRELASKLSKQIDARPQQIDSLLSSPNYTRSLGFDTITVLTMFIPNTYELYWNTSAQNLMQRMKSEYDKFWTPARDAAREKLGLTRVQVSTLASIVEAEQQQHADERPRIAGVYLNRLKRGMKLQADPTVVYANGDFGIKRVLNVHLQKDSPYNTYKYAGLPPGPINLPSIASIDAVLHPEQNDYLYFCAKDDFSGYHAFAATQQQHLVNAHRYQAALTRAGIL; encoded by the coding sequence ATCAAGCGCCGCAACCGCTACGGCACCATAAGCGTGATACTCGGCCTGCTACTGGTGTGTTTTTCCTATTATTTCTATCAGGTTTTTTTCAACCCCAACATCGATACCAAGGACCGGCCGACCTACGTCTATATCCGGCGCGGCGATAATTGGCAGAAAGCGCTGGCCCACGTCGAGAAAAGCGGCGCGGTTATCGACCACCTCTCGCTGTATTTTGTGGGTAAGATGATGGGCTACAACAAGCCCGGCGCCGTGAAGCCCGGCCGCTACGAGTTGGTCAACAACTCCACCAACCGTCAGGTAATCAACCTACTGAAGTCGGGACGCCAAAAGCCGCTCAAACTCACGTTCACCAACGTGCGCCTGCGCCGCGAGCTGGCCTCCAAGCTCTCCAAGCAGATTGACGCCCGCCCTCAGCAAATCGACTCACTGCTGAGCAGCCCCAATTATACCCGCAGTCTGGGCTTCGACACGATTACGGTGCTCACCATGTTCATCCCCAACACCTACGAGTTGTATTGGAACACCTCGGCCCAGAACCTGATGCAGCGCATGAAGTCGGAATACGATAAGTTCTGGACGCCTGCCCGCGACGCGGCCCGCGAAAAGCTGGGCCTCACCCGCGTGCAGGTGAGCACCCTGGCCAGCATCGTGGAGGCCGAGCAGCAGCAGCACGCCGACGAGCGCCCCCGCATCGCGGGCGTGTACCTCAACCGCCTCAAGCGCGGCATGAAATTGCAGGCCGACCCCACCGTGGTGTACGCCAACGGCGACTTTGGCATTAAGCGCGTGCTCAACGTGCACCTGCAAAAAGACTCTCCTTATAATACGTATAAGTACGCTGGCCTACCCCCCGGCCCCATCAACTTGCCCAGCATCGCCAGCATCGACGCCGTGCTGCACCCCGAGCAAAACGACTACCTCTACTTCTGCGCCAAGGACGACTTCAGCGGCTACCACGCCTTCGCCGCCACCCAGCAGCAGCACCTCGTGAATGCCCATCGCTACCAGGCCGCGCTGACGCGGGCGGGTATCCTGTAA
- a CDS encoding threonylcarbamoyl-AMP synthase: MSATLLRIHPDNPPQNRILQVVEVLRKGGLIIYPTDTVYGIGCDINNVKAVEKLCRIKGLKPEKANLSFICHDLSHISDYAHGITTPVFKVIKKALPGPFTFIFEASPNAPRYGGVKRSTVGIRVPDNQIVRQIVKEFGTPIVSTSVRESAETLVEYVTDPDLIFEKYRSLVDLVIDGGYGGNEPSTIVDCTNDDFELVRQGLGDIEQFL, from the coding sequence ATGTCCGCTACCCTGCTCCGCATCCACCCCGATAATCCGCCCCAAAACCGCATTTTGCAGGTAGTAGAAGTGCTGCGCAAGGGAGGGCTTATTATTTACCCCACCGATACGGTTTATGGCATTGGCTGCGATATCAACAACGTGAAAGCGGTTGAGAAGCTCTGCCGCATCAAGGGCTTAAAGCCTGAGAAAGCTAACCTTAGCTTTATTTGCCACGATTTGTCGCACATCAGTGACTACGCGCACGGCATTACTACCCCCGTTTTTAAGGTTATTAAGAAGGCCCTACCCGGTCCGTTTACCTTTATCTTCGAAGCTAGCCCCAATGCCCCGCGCTACGGCGGCGTGAAGCGCAGCACGGTGGGTATTCGGGTGCCCGACAATCAGATTGTGCGCCAGATAGTGAAAGAATTTGGTACGCCCATCGTGAGCACGTCGGTGCGCGAAAGCGCGGAGACGCTGGTAGAATACGTGACCGACCCCGACCTGATTTTTGAGAAATACCGCTCGCTCGTGGACCTCGTCATTGACGGCGGCTATGGCGGCAACGAGCCCAGCACCATCGTCGATTGCACCAACGACGATTTCGAGCTGGTGCGCCAGGGCCTGGGCGACATCGAGCAGTTTCTGTAA
- a CDS encoding lauroyl acyltransferase, with product MVAVASLPLGVLYAVARVIYWLLAYVVHYRQKVVLDNLSHAFPEKSAAEIRNIGRQFYWHFAQIVVEILKLGSISAAELQRRMHFTNPELLGGYLAQGRQVLGVGSHMGNWEWVLAGAAARFPGQVAGVYKPLSNKFFEYFVRHLRMRLGAEVVPMLSTLRYLVAHRGQGQILSLVSDQAAGPDDRPYWTDFLHRPAGFYTSIDRLTPQFNAVVLFASTRRVKRGYYTITFMELPGSEVTTDLSLDAAHYPIIASFVQMLAADIQAAPEQYLWTHRRWKHKRPVNE from the coding sequence CTGGTGGCCGTGGCCAGCCTGCCGCTGGGTGTGCTCTACGCAGTTGCCAGGGTCATATACTGGCTGCTGGCCTACGTGGTGCATTATCGCCAAAAAGTAGTGCTGGATAATCTCAGCCACGCTTTTCCCGAAAAGTCAGCGGCGGAAATCCGGAATATCGGGCGGCAGTTTTACTGGCACTTCGCGCAGATAGTAGTCGAAATTCTGAAGCTAGGCAGCATCAGTGCGGCCGAACTGCAACGCCGTATGCACTTTACTAATCCTGAATTGCTGGGCGGCTATCTGGCCCAGGGACGCCAGGTGTTGGGCGTCGGCTCGCACATGGGCAACTGGGAATGGGTGCTGGCCGGGGCTGCGGCCAGGTTTCCAGGGCAGGTGGCTGGCGTTTATAAGCCGCTGAGCAACAAGTTTTTTGAGTACTTCGTGCGCCACTTGCGCATGCGCCTGGGAGCCGAGGTAGTCCCAATGCTTAGCACATTGCGGTACCTGGTAGCCCACCGGGGCCAAGGCCAAATCCTGAGCTTGGTATCGGACCAGGCCGCTGGCCCCGACGACCGCCCGTACTGGACCGACTTCCTGCATCGGCCGGCCGGCTTCTACACCAGTATCGACCGCCTGACGCCACAATTCAACGCCGTAGTACTTTTTGCCAGCACCCGGCGGGTGAAGCGCGGCTATTATACCATCACCTTTATGGAATTACCTGGTAGCGAGGTCACTACTGACCTCAGCCTGGATGCTGCCCACTACCCGATTATCGCCTCATTCGTGCAGATGCTGGCCGCCGATATTCAAGCCGCCCCCGAGCAGTACCTCTGGACGCACCGCCGCTGGAAACACAAGCGGCCAGTAAATGAGTAG